One stretch of Roseimicrobium sp. ORNL1 DNA includes these proteins:
- a CDS encoding prolyl oligopeptidase family serine peptidase: MKWNPLILAALAAMPLTFVHADAPPPPNPAVDAGSKWPARRAQLEKEWLKILGPFPTSKPPLDVQILSTEKVPSSPSDPTYPMHAGDITRYKVKFRAEADSSGGTQSDIWIYGWLLVPDSAKEAHEKQGLQTPAVICLHSTTYGSGKSSPAGVAGRFVSNPKLGFVGRPDLVGKDPRYDNNSMPDPNDAEAMHTWYAGGRASGLLLAKQGFVTLSIDMLGDGERIEPGQRPLDMRQFYKQRYPDPMAEKAWSCMGKWIWDVMRSVDYLESLPYVNPKGIGCTGWSWGGHVTLFAAAFDQRIAAAVPNGGVLDWDRPKYPPGYKGKPKANQWCRQPSTWEPWTPDATEPPSSGAESLRRWGFLQNSGPAIMMPKFYKYTLPENRDLELPIGFESLMMMVAPRPLLIISSEIEFKQHDILPKCMETMKVYAQWQDVKDSGLPSPLQARKERRGYVETQAYYVNNNEYSPKAIDSYLNSLKAGDCFSWFSFPGGHSYPFSAQMVTTGWFGRWMGLYPAATVPPLPSIPANEVLNIGPLPTKKEGQ; encoded by the coding sequence ATGAAATGGAATCCCCTTATTCTCGCCGCCCTTGCTGCGATGCCGCTGACCTTCGTGCATGCAGATGCCCCACCACCGCCGAATCCCGCTGTGGACGCGGGCTCCAAGTGGCCGGCACGACGGGCGCAGTTGGAGAAGGAATGGCTGAAAATCCTGGGCCCCTTCCCCACCAGCAAACCTCCGCTCGACGTGCAGATCCTCAGCACGGAGAAGGTGCCGTCTTCTCCAAGTGATCCCACCTACCCCATGCACGCGGGAGACATCACACGGTACAAGGTGAAGTTCCGCGCAGAGGCCGACTCGAGTGGCGGCACGCAGTCAGACATCTGGATCTATGGCTGGCTGCTCGTGCCAGACAGTGCAAAGGAAGCCCATGAGAAACAGGGGCTCCAAACGCCTGCCGTGATCTGTCTGCACAGTACCACGTACGGCTCGGGCAAGAGCAGTCCCGCAGGCGTGGCCGGCCGTTTCGTTTCGAATCCAAAGCTTGGCTTCGTCGGTCGTCCCGATCTCGTGGGCAAGGACCCACGCTACGACAACAACAGCATGCCTGACCCGAACGATGCCGAGGCGATGCACACGTGGTACGCAGGTGGTCGCGCCTCCGGCCTGCTGCTGGCGAAGCAGGGTTTTGTCACCTTGAGCATCGACATGCTGGGCGATGGCGAGCGCATCGAACCGGGACAACGTCCGCTGGATATGCGCCAGTTCTACAAGCAGCGCTATCCGGACCCCATGGCGGAGAAGGCGTGGTCATGCATGGGCAAATGGATCTGGGATGTGATGCGCTCCGTCGACTATCTGGAATCACTCCCTTATGTGAATCCCAAAGGCATCGGCTGCACCGGCTGGTCCTGGGGTGGCCATGTCACGCTCTTTGCTGCAGCCTTTGACCAGCGCATAGCCGCCGCAGTGCCTAATGGAGGCGTGCTGGATTGGGACAGACCCAAGTATCCTCCAGGTTACAAGGGCAAGCCCAAGGCGAATCAGTGGTGCCGCCAGCCGTCTACTTGGGAGCCCTGGACCCCAGACGCCACTGAGCCACCCTCCAGCGGAGCGGAAAGCCTGCGTCGCTGGGGCTTCCTGCAAAACAGCGGGCCCGCGATCATGATGCCGAAGTTTTACAAATACACGCTGCCCGAGAATCGCGACCTGGAACTCCCTATAGGATTCGAGAGCCTGATGATGATGGTCGCGCCCCGGCCGCTGCTCATCATTTCCAGCGAGATCGAGTTCAAGCAGCACGACATTCTCCCCAAGTGCATGGAGACCATGAAGGTCTATGCCCAGTGGCAGGACGTGAAAGACTCCGGCCTGCCAAGTCCCCTTCAGGCCAGAAAGGAGCGACGTGGCTATGTCGAGACACAAGCCTACTACGTGAACAACAACGAGTATTCGCCGAAGGCCATCGACTCCTATCTGAACAGCCTGAAGGCTGGCGATTGCTTCAGTTGGTTCTCCTTCCCCGGCGGCCACAGTTACCCCTTCTCCGCACAGATGGTCACTACCGGTTGGTTCGGTCGCTGGATGGGACTCTACCCTGCGGCAACCGTGCCTCCCCTCCCGAGCATTCCCGCGAACGAAGTGCTAAACATCGGCCCGCTTCCAACAAAGAAAGAAGGGCAGTAG